In a genomic window of Pedobacter sp. KBS0701:
- a CDS encoding helix-turn-helix domain-containing protein, giving the protein MATSKLEYTPVQCTNRISATEDALYVLGGRWTIRVMIGVLGGNTRFNELQRTVKGISAKMLSVELKKLEINQLVERKVLADQFPVIVEYLPTEYSESLKDIITALAQWGTNHKKRITTDN; this is encoded by the coding sequence ATGGCAACGAGTAAATTAGAATACACACCAGTACAATGTACAAACCGTATATCGGCAACTGAGGATGCCCTTTATGTTCTTGGCGGTAGGTGGACCATCAGGGTGATGATCGGGGTTTTAGGTGGCAATACCAGATTTAATGAACTGCAACGAACGGTAAAAGGAATTTCTGCGAAAATGCTGTCGGTAGAATTAAAAAAATTAGAAATAAATCAACTGGTGGAAAGGAAAGTGCTGGCCGATCAGTTTCCGGTTATAGTGGAGTACCTGCCCACTGAATATAGTGAATCTTTAAAGGATATCATCACGGCCCTGGCGCAATGGGGTACAAACCATAAAAAGAGAATTACAACTGATAATTAG
- a CDS encoding SDR family oxidoreductase, translating to MQKTIFITGTSSGLGKSTAKLFHANGWHVIATMRDPEKENELKELPNVTIVQLDVTDSEKIKNAISEVLKSHSVDVVLNNAGYGLIGPLEAFTDEQIQTQVQTNLFGVINVTRAFISYFRERKSGTFINITSTFGLLGYPTCSIYNATKFAVDGFSEGLAYELAQFGISVKVVAPGGMQTNFAGRSLQAGMHEAYSQLVTKVSEGYSEEQIASYTKAEDVAKIIYDAATDNKEQLRYIAGNDAKGLYQERLELTPEGQFEKLRSQFVF from the coding sequence ATGCAAAAGACAATTTTCATTACCGGAACCTCATCCGGGCTGGGCAAATCAACAGCCAAATTATTTCATGCAAATGGCTGGCATGTAATCGCAACAATGCGCGATCCCGAAAAAGAAAATGAATTGAAGGAACTTCCAAATGTAACCATAGTTCAATTGGATGTTACTGATTCGGAAAAAATAAAGAATGCGATATCAGAGGTTTTGAAGTCCCATTCTGTTGATGTAGTATTAAACAACGCAGGTTATGGGTTAATTGGTCCGCTGGAAGCCTTTACAGATGAGCAAATCCAGACTCAGGTACAGACGAATTTATTTGGCGTGATCAATGTTACAAGAGCATTCATCTCATATTTTAGAGAAAGAAAGAGTGGAACGTTCATCAATATTACCAGTACATTTGGCCTGCTGGGATATCCAACCTGCTCCATTTATAATGCTACCAAATTCGCTGTTGATGGTTTTTCAGAAGGTCTGGCTTATGAATTGGCACAATTTGGAATTTCGGTGAAAGTAGTGGCCCCAGGCGGAATGCAGACTAACTTTGCAGGAAGATCTCTACAGGCTGGAATGCACGAAGCTTACAGTCAACTGGTGACTAAGGTTAGTGAGGGCTATAGCGAAGAGCAGATTGCCAGTTACACAAAAGCAGAAGACGTAGCCAAAATCATTTATGATGCAGCTACAGACAATAAAGAACAGCTGAGGTATATTGCCGGCAATGATGCTAAAGGTTTATATCAAGAGCGCCTTGAATTAACTCCGGAAGGACAATTCGAAAAACTCCGTTCCCAGTTCGTATTTTAA
- a CDS encoding AraC family transcriptional regulator yields MRKHPVLFDSLSQLHKAMGQAAPSHPLISVMNYGDAKFDPMDFEHGIILNFYKISFKTSFSGKLKYGQGYYDFEEGGMSFIAPGQLLKMQDEEADYSGMTLHIHPDFLRSYPLNSGIKQYGFFSYSAAEALYLSEKEKATILSIYRFIQDELNERIDKFSQDVIISQIELLLNYANRFYDRQFLTRKTVSNDLLAGLERQLDDYFRGERSLIKGLPDVNTLAENLNVTPRYLSDLLRNLVGLNTRQFIHEKVVEKAKEYLAKNELSIAEIAYHLGFEHPQSFNKLFKNKTSFSPSDYKKSLLN; encoded by the coding sequence ATGAGAAAACATCCGGTCCTATTCGATTCGCTTTCCCAGTTGCATAAGGCGATGGGGCAGGCGGCTCCGTCCCATCCGCTGATCAGCGTTATGAATTATGGAGATGCAAAGTTTGATCCAATGGATTTTGAGCATGGCATCATCCTGAATTTTTACAAGATATCTTTCAAGACGAGTTTTTCAGGGAAACTGAAATATGGTCAGGGATACTACGATTTTGAAGAAGGCGGAATGTCATTCATCGCCCCCGGACAGCTTTTGAAAATGCAGGATGAGGAAGCGGACTACAGCGGGATGACGCTCCATATCCACCCGGATTTCTTAAGATCCTATCCGCTAAATTCTGGGATTAAACAATATGGTTTTTTTAGTTATTCTGCCGCAGAGGCACTATATCTTTCGGAAAAAGAAAAAGCAACCATCCTGAGCATTTACAGGTTTATACAGGATGAGCTGAATGAGCGTATTGATAAATTTAGCCAGGATGTGATCATTTCGCAAATCGAGTTGCTGCTCAATTATGCCAATCGATTTTATGACCGGCAGTTTCTCACCAGGAAGACTGTGAGCAACGACCTTCTTGCCGGATTGGAACGGCAATTGGATGACTATTTTAGAGGAGAACGTTCTTTAATTAAAGGGCTTCCTGATGTGAACACTTTGGCTGAAAATCTAAATGTAACGCCAAGATATTTGAGCGATCTGTTGCGAAATCTTGTCGGATTAAATACCCGGCAATTCATACACGAAAAGGTGGTAGAAAAAGCAAAGGAATATCTTGCAAAAAATGAACTTAGCATTGCCGAGATCGCATATCATTTAGGCTTTGAGCACCCGCAGTCGTTCAATAAATTATTTAAAAATAAGACCTCCTTTTCTCCGTCAGATTATAAAAAGAGTTTGCTGAATTAG
- a CDS encoding nuclear transport factor 2 family protein, translated as MDIQTFITEWIAASNTFDTEKYLSFYLPAAILDDPSVGRKFKGHKGIQQYFDDYFIGYNTHTDQVALKITDQQNAYLEVQFSGDFPEGKIGGTFEFKFENGKISFVKANLIH; from the coding sequence ATGGACATACAAACTTTTATCACGGAATGGATTGCAGCCAGCAATACATTCGACACAGAAAAATATTTAAGTTTTTATTTACCTGCTGCTATTTTAGACGATCCATCGGTAGGTAGAAAGTTTAAAGGGCATAAAGGAATTCAGCAATATTTTGATGACTACTTTATAGGGTACAATACCCATACAGATCAGGTAGCGCTCAAGATAACAGATCAACAAAATGCATATTTGGAAGTTCAATTTTCTGGTGATTTTCCGGAAGGTAAAATTGGAGGAACATTTGAATTCAAATTTGAAAATGGTAAAATCTCTTTTGTTAAAGCCAATTTAATCCACTAA
- a CDS encoding MazG-like protein — MSKENFDEIIHRSLEIRKKYHELELLHHGSEWTVEEDALAYLTDAGLVGRNIMSQQQRWPKAGSETELEHKLAENIWWLIVLAEGSGIDIKEAVDKFLTKMDVALK; from the coding sequence ATGAGTAAAGAAAATTTTGACGAGATTATCCACAGATCGCTGGAAATAAGAAAAAAGTACCATGAGCTAGAGCTGCTGCATCACGGAAGTGAGTGGACAGTGGAAGAAGATGCTTTGGCTTACCTTACTGATGCCGGACTGGTTGGACGCAACATTATGTCGCAACAGCAGCGCTGGCCTAAAGCCGGTTCTGAGACAGAACTGGAACATAAACTTGCTGAAAATATCTGGTGGTTAATTGTGTTGGCCGAAGGGTCTGGAATTGACATAAAAGAGGCGGTTGATAAATTTTTGACCAAAATGGATGTTGCGTTAAAGTAG
- a CDS encoding nuclear transport factor 2 family protein, translating to MELPQVVSRFIETQHNYDSKAFADCFTESATVHDEGKTHNGKQEIHQWIRHAMDAYKSELEPLNYEQTGSSGVLTANVSGTFPGSPVKLNFNFGFKDNLIDSLNVTE from the coding sequence ATGGAATTACCACAAGTAGTATCGCGTTTCATAGAAACGCAGCACAATTACGATAGCAAGGCTTTCGCGGATTGTTTCACCGAATCTGCCACCGTTCATGACGAAGGGAAAACCCATAATGGCAAACAAGAAATTCACCAATGGATCCGGCATGCAATGGATGCGTACAAATCTGAGCTGGAACCACTCAACTATGAGCAGACTGGCTCAAGCGGTGTACTGACAGCAAATGTTTCGGGCACCTTTCCGGGAAGTCCGGTAAAGTTGAATTTCAATTTTGGCTTTAAGGACAACCTTATCGATTCCCTAAATGTGACCGAATAA
- a CDS encoding SDR family oxidoreductase gives MTQQINYSNELSGKIALVTGGTKGAGKAIAERLKAAGATVIITARNKAEQPDPELNFVSADLSRPEDAQKIISEVLSTYGRLDILVNNLGSSTTPAGGFSALSNEDWISTLQANLLAPVRLDKGFLPQMIDRKDGVIIHIASIQGKLPLYDSTLPYAASKAALINYSKSLSNEVTPKGVRVLTVSPGWINTTASEAWLGEIARNSNSTIEQAQQSVMDALGGIPFGRPAQPEEVAELVGFLVSPRASYLTGTNFVIDGGTVPTI, from the coding sequence ATGACACAGCAAATCAATTACAGCAATGAACTTTCCGGAAAGATCGCCCTTGTAACAGGTGGAACCAAAGGTGCCGGCAAAGCAATTGCAGAACGTTTAAAGGCCGCTGGCGCCACAGTGATCATTACGGCGAGGAACAAAGCCGAACAACCAGATCCGGAACTTAATTTTGTTTCTGCTGACCTGAGCAGACCAGAAGATGCGCAAAAAATAATCAGCGAGGTACTGTCAACCTATGGCAGGCTGGATATCCTGGTAAACAACCTTGGCAGTTCAACAACACCAGCCGGTGGGTTTTCAGCATTGAGTAATGAAGATTGGATATCGACCCTGCAAGCTAATCTACTTGCGCCAGTCAGACTTGACAAGGGATTTTTACCACAGATGATCGATCGTAAAGATGGTGTTATCATTCACATCGCTTCCATCCAGGGCAAATTGCCCTTATACGATTCTACATTGCCCTATGCAGCTTCAAAAGCAGCACTGATCAATTACAGTAAAAGTTTATCAAATGAGGTTACGCCAAAAGGTGTACGTGTGCTAACCGTTTCGCCGGGATGGATAAATACTACAGCATCGGAAGCCTGGTTGGGTGAGATTGCCAGAAATTCCAATAGCACTATAGAGCAGGCTCAGCAAAGTGTTATGGATGCATTGGGAGGGATACCTTTCGGCAGGCCGGCCCAACCAGAGGAAGTGGCCGAATTGGTCGGCTTTCTGGTCTCGCCAAGAGCCAGTTACCTAACAGGCACAAACTTCGTCATCGATGGCGGAACGGTACCAACTATTTAA
- a CDS encoding AraC family transcriptional regulator — MSTCNKQEKRLGYSFIGIMKNKKKRIEELTLDFLKSRLDINTKFKGLYVFDTDSQEMDTSFMSPYRADHNSIHLITDGEVNVKINLLEYTLRKNDLVLFTTNTIRHFGKVTPDCKATNLLFSNDYLLNSAIPSKTAEAYDYLTGIISPVSRLSEDQVDLFKAQLSVLALKMKDTRANRFYAEDILRHLFSALIFEVGALYQSEVQPYVVPGSRKEYVVHQFLKLVMKKFKVERSVQAYADMLNITPKYLTTATRGLTGKTAGELIDEMLIVEAKVLLNESGLPIAHIAESLNFSDQFVFSKFFKKHCGQNPSSYRRTA; from the coding sequence ATGTCAACCTGCAACAAACAGGAAAAACGCCTGGGTTATAGTTTTATCGGTATAATGAAAAATAAGAAAAAACGTATTGAGGAACTGACGCTTGATTTTCTAAAGTCCCGGCTGGATATCAATACCAAATTTAAGGGCCTGTACGTTTTTGATACCGATTCGCAGGAAATGGATACATCCTTTATGTCGCCATATCGTGCCGATCATAATTCGATTCACCTGATCACTGATGGAGAGGTGAATGTAAAGATCAATCTGCTGGAATACACGCTGAGAAAAAATGATCTTGTATTGTTTACGACCAATACTATCCGTCACTTTGGTAAGGTTACCCCAGATTGTAAAGCGACCAATCTACTATTCTCAAATGACTACTTATTAAACTCAGCCATCCCATCGAAGACCGCAGAGGCTTATGATTACCTGACTGGTATCATTAGCCCGGTGTCCAGGCTCAGCGAAGATCAGGTCGACTTGTTCAAGGCTCAACTCTCCGTACTGGCGCTAAAGATGAAGGACACTCGAGCGAACAGGTTTTATGCGGAGGATATCTTGCGGCACCTTTTTTCAGCGCTTATTTTCGAGGTTGGTGCATTGTATCAATCAGAAGTCCAGCCATACGTAGTACCTGGCAGCCGGAAGGAATATGTGGTTCATCAATTCCTTAAACTTGTTATGAAGAAATTTAAAGTGGAAAGAAGTGTACAGGCTTATGCTGACATGCTAAATATCACCCCAAAATACCTGACCACTGCTACACGAGGGCTTACAGGTAAAACCGCGGGAGAACTAATTGATGAAATGCTCATTGTCGAGGCAAAGGTATTATTAAATGAATCCGGGTTGCCGATCGCACATATCGCTGAATCATTGAACTTCAGTGACCAGTTCGTATTCAGTAAATTTTTTAAGAAACATTGTGGCCAAAATCCAAGCAGCTATCGTCGTACTGCCTGA